The Solanum pennellii chromosome 11, SPENNV200 genome contains a region encoding:
- the LOC107002908 gene encoding fluoride export protein 2, whose product MDCENKDSELRKFGSSRTSSASSSLRRRSLSLSLSLPKHLNDDDDENESVSEAGDIGDRELQSNRYSGSGRLRLIGENAPEHGVVVPISEDTMLGSNAVSSVTPVSPIKLISQPDHKKNDEKTEVPWVLEYTSCLLFLAVFGILGVLLRYGLQKLFGPGIVGATSDHSYMYLDLPSNMVGSFLMGWFGVVFKEDISRISSQLAIGLSTGFLGSLTTFSGWNQKMLELSVEGQWVFVVLGYLLGLFLVAYSIIFGTETAKGANWLYRRANMNSSNSGTDYHWRVDSCKRHLIVIFFLLLILASLWGMSIGLEVHEFSSGSPKAQLWLACIVGPFGVWIRWFLARLNGRGLGKSGLLKWVPFGTLIANVSAACVMAALATLKKAVNTETCDTVASGIQFGLLGCLSTVSTFIAEFHAMRGSKYPWRAYVYALCTMLISFVLGTLTYSVPVWVENFN is encoded by the exons ATGGATTGTGAGAATAAGGATTCTGAGCTTAGAAAATTCGGATCATCTCGCACAAGCAGTGCCAGTTCTTCTCTCAGGAGGCGTTCGTTGAGTTTATCACTTTCTCTTCCTAAACATCTgaatgacgatgatgatgaaaATGAATCTGTATCAGAAGCAGGAGATATCGGGGATCGTGAACTTCAAAGCAATAGGTACAGTGGGAGTGGCAGGCTAAGATTAATCGGTGAAAATGCACCAGAACATGGAGTGGTTGTTCCCATTTCAGAGGACACGATGTTGGGGTCCAATGCTGTGAGTAGTGTTACTCCAGTATCCCCGATAAAATTAATCTCTCAACCCGATCATAAAAAGAAT GATGAAAAAACAGAGGTGCCATGGGTTTTGGAGTATACTTCATGCCTCTTGTTTCTAGCTGTATTTGGTATATTGGGG GTTTTGCTGAGGTATGGTCTCCAAAAATTATTTGGACCAGGAATAGTTGGTGCCACAAGTGATCATAGTTATATGTATCTGGACCTGCCTTCTAACATG GTCGGTTCGTTCTTGATGGGTTGGTTTGGTGTGGtctttaaagaggacatttccaGAATTTCAAGTCAATTAGCAATTGGATTGTCAACTGGTTTTCTAGGAAGCCTTACTACTTTCAGTGGTTGGAACCAAAAGATGCTCGAGCTTAGTGTTGAAGGGCAGTGGGTTTTTGTAGTTCTTGGCTATCTTCTAG GTTTATTTCTTGTTGCCTACTCAATCATATTTGGAACTGAGACTGCGAAAGGTGCCAATTGGCTCTACAGAAGAGCCAATATGAATTCATCCAACTCAGGCACCGACTACCATTGGAGAGTAGATAGCTGTAAGCGCCATTTAATTGTTATATTCTTTCTACTACTCATTCTAGCATCGCTATGGGGTATGAGCATAGGACTGGAGGTACATGAATTCAGCAGCGGCAGCCCAAAAGCACAGTTGTGGCTGGCCTGCATAGTTGGTCCATTTGGTGTGTGGATCAGGTGGTTCTTAGCACGACTAAATGGACGTGGCTTAGGAAAATCAGGCCTGCTCAAATGGGTGCCCTTCGGTACTTTGATTGCCAATGTATCTGCAGCTTGTGTCATGGCAGCACTTGCGACCTTGAAGAAAGCA GTCAACACAGAGACATGTGATACTGTTGCTTCTGGTATCCAGTTTGGTCTATTGGGTTGTTTAAGTACAGTTTCCACTTTCATTGCTGAATTTCATGCAATGAGAGGAAGCAAGTATCCATGGAGAGCATATGTGTACGCTTTGTGTACAATGCTTATATCATTCGTCTTGGGGACACTTACATACTCGGTGCCTGTCTGGGTTGAAAATTTCAACTAG
- the LOC107003389 gene encoding cysteine-rich and transmembrane domain-containing protein WIH2-like isoform X2: MTSYPPPGYGAPPPPPPGGGYYPPPPGPPNYQGYFNNDQCCPPPPPPPQHIYHHHHDDHHHHHHHHSGCLSFLRGCLAALCCCCILEECCCCCCF; encoded by the exons ATGACTTCATATCCTCCACCAG GGTATGGtgcaccaccaccaccaccaccaggCGGAGGGTACTACCCTCCGCCACCAGGACCACCTAATTATCAAGGTTATTTCAATAACGATCAATGTtgtccaccaccaccaccacctcctCAACATATTTACCACCACCATCACGAtgatcaccaccaccaccatcaccaCCATAGTGGTTGTCTATCATTTCTTAGAGGCTG TTTGGCTGCTCTTTGCTGTTGCTGTATTTTGGAAGagtgctgctgctgctgctgctttTAG
- the LOC107003389 gene encoding metacaspase-1-like isoform X1, whose amino-acid sequence MTSYPPPGYGAPPPPPPGGGYYPPPPGPPNYQGYFNNDQCCPPPPPPPQHIYHHHHDDHHHHHHHHSGCLSFLRGWDRPTPYPRGVKRYCFIEELHFI is encoded by the exons ATGACTTCATATCCTCCACCAG GGTATGGtgcaccaccaccaccaccaccaggCGGAGGGTACTACCCTCCGCCACCAGGACCACCTAATTATCAAGGTTATTTCAATAACGATCAATGTtgtccaccaccaccaccacctcctCAACATATTTACCACCACCATCACGAtgatcaccaccaccaccatcaccaCCATAGTGGTTGTCTATCATTTCTTAGAGGCTG GGACAGGCCCACCCCTTACCCAAGGGGTGTCAAACGATACTGCTTCATCGAAGAATTACATTTCATATAG
- the LOC107003458 gene encoding nodulation-signaling pathway 2 protein isoform X1, which yields MATIVDETISDFDCYGSLSIASTTITTTTTATTSSSSWNDWSPVFDWDVFSGGDNFQDLIESMVQGSGNCFYKSEHQDCAEFMEEEEESGDSNNNQSEDIDGLKLVHLLMAAAEALTGVNKSRELARVILVRLKELASPNGATNMERLAAYFTEALQALMEGSASGTLHTKHMFSPNYKDEHRQGDVLAAFQLLQDMSPFVKFGHFTANQAIFESVTHDRRVHIVDYDIMEGIQWASLMQALVSRKDGPPTPHLRITALSRSGSGRRSFGTVQETGRRLTAFAASIGQPFSFHHCRLDSDEIFKPTNVKLVRGEALIINCMLHLPHFSYRASDSVASFLSGSKTLNPRLVTLVEEELRPIGDEEGFVGRFMDTLHHYSALYDSLEAGFPLQSRARALVERVFLGPRITGSLARMYRARGEEERCSWGEWLSGVGFCESNISFANHCQAKLLLGLFNDGYRMEEIGTNKLVLGWKSRRLLSASIWTTMDIDL from the coding sequence ATGGCTACGATAGTTGATGAAACCATCTCGGATTTTGATTGTTATGGTAGTTTAAGCATCGCCTCTACAACTATCACTACTACTACTACAGCAACAACCTCTTCATCTTCATGGAATGACTGGTCGCCGGTTTTTGATTGGGATGTGTTTTCCGGTGGTGATAATTTTCAAGATCTAATTGAATCTATGGTGCAGGGATCGGGTAATTGCTTTTACAAATCCGAACATCAGGATTGCGCTGAGTTtatggaggaagaagaagaatcaGGTGACTCTAATAACAATCAATCGGAAGATATTGACGGGCTGAAGCTTGTTCACCTTCTCATGGCAGCAGCGGAGGCATTAACCGGCGTTAACAAAAGCCGTGAGTTGGCTCGAGTGATATTGGTTCGGCTCAAGGAATTAGCGTCCCCAAACGGCGCTACTAATATGGAGAGATTGGCTGCGTATTTCACTGAAGCCTTGCAGGCGTTGATGGAAGGCTCTGCTTCCGGTACGTTACACACTAAACACATGTTTTCCCCAAATTACAAAGACGAACACCGTCAGGGAGATGTACTTGCAGCTTTTCAGCTATTACAGGATATGTCTCCTTTTGTTAAATTTGGGCATTTTACAGCAAATCAAGCTATATTCGAATCGGTAACACACGATCGGAGAGTTCATATTGTCGATTACGATATAATGGAAGGAATTCAATGGGCATCGTTAATGCAAGCTTTGGTGTCTAGAAAAGATGGACCTCCAACTCCGCATCTTCGGATCACAGCATTGTCAAGGAGCGGCAGTGGTCGTCGGTCATTCGGGACGGTCCAAGAGACAGGCCGTCGGTTAACGGCTTTCGCTGCATCTATCGGTCAgccattttcatttcatcactGCAGATTGGACTCAGACGAAATATTTAAGCCAACAAATGTCAAGTTAGTTAGAGGCGAAGCTCTAATTATTAATTGCATGCTTCACTTGCCTCATTTTAGCTATCGAGCCTCGGATTCAGTTGCTTCGTTCCTATCTGGATCGAAGACACTGAATCCGAGACTTGTGACCTTAGTTGAAGAGGAACTAAGGCCCATAGGAGACGAAGAAGGGTTCGTGGGTCGGTTCATGGACACTTTACATCACTACTCAGCACTTTATGATTCGCTTGAGGCAGGATTCCCTTTGCAAAGCCGAGCTCGGGCATTGGTGGAGCGGGTATTTCTCGGACCTAGAATAACCGGGTCATTGGCTCGGATGTACCGGGCCCGAGGAGAGGAGGAAAGGTGCTCATGGGGGGAGTGGTTGAGTGGGGTGGGGTTTTGTGAGAGTAATATAAGTTTTGCAAATCATTGTCAAGCTAAATTGTTGTTGGGGCTATTCAATGATGGGTATAGGATGGAGGAAATTGGGACCAATAAATTGGTTTTAGGATGGAAGTCCCGGCGTCTACTTTCTGCTTCTATTTGGACCACAATGGATATTGACTtgtaa
- the LOC107003458 gene encoding nodulation-signaling pathway 2 protein isoform X2, with the protein MATIVDETISDFDCYGSLSIASTTITTTTTATTSSSSWNDWSPVFDWDVFSGGDNFQDLIESMVQGSGNCFYKSEHQDCAEFMEEEEESGDSNNNQSEDIDGLKLVHLLMAAAEALTGVNKSRELARVILVRLKELASPNGATNMERLAAYFTEALQALMEGSASANQAIFESVTHDRRVHIVDYDIMEGIQWASLMQALVSRKDGPPTPHLRITALSRSGSGRRSFGTVQETGRRLTAFAASIGQPFSFHHCRLDSDEIFKPTNVKLVRGEALIINCMLHLPHFSYRASDSVASFLSGSKTLNPRLVTLVEEELRPIGDEEGFVGRFMDTLHHYSALYDSLEAGFPLQSRARALVERVFLGPRITGSLARMYRARGEEERCSWGEWLSGVGFCESNISFANHCQAKLLLGLFNDGYRMEEIGTNKLVLGWKSRRLLSASIWTTMDIDL; encoded by the exons ATGGCTACGATAGTTGATGAAACCATCTCGGATTTTGATTGTTATGGTAGTTTAAGCATCGCCTCTACAACTATCACTACTACTACTACAGCAACAACCTCTTCATCTTCATGGAATGACTGGTCGCCGGTTTTTGATTGGGATGTGTTTTCCGGTGGTGATAATTTTCAAGATCTAATTGAATCTATGGTGCAGGGATCGGGTAATTGCTTTTACAAATCCGAACATCAGGATTGCGCTGAGTTtatggaggaagaagaagaatcaGGTGACTCTAATAACAATCAATCGGAAGATATTGACGGGCTGAAGCTTGTTCACCTTCTCATGGCAGCAGCGGAGGCATTAACCGGCGTTAACAAAAGCCGTGAGTTGGCTCGAGTGATATTGGTTCGGCTCAAGGAATTAGCGTCCCCAAACGGCGCTACTAATATGGAGAGATTGGCTGCGTATTTCACTGAAGCCTTGCAGGCGTTGATGGAAGGCTCTGCTTCCG CAAATCAAGCTATATTCGAATCGGTAACACACGATCGGAGAGTTCATATTGTCGATTACGATATAATGGAAGGAATTCAATGGGCATCGTTAATGCAAGCTTTGGTGTCTAGAAAAGATGGACCTCCAACTCCGCATCTTCGGATCACAGCATTGTCAAGGAGCGGCAGTGGTCGTCGGTCATTCGGGACGGTCCAAGAGACAGGCCGTCGGTTAACGGCTTTCGCTGCATCTATCGGTCAgccattttcatttcatcactGCAGATTGGACTCAGACGAAATATTTAAGCCAACAAATGTCAAGTTAGTTAGAGGCGAAGCTCTAATTATTAATTGCATGCTTCACTTGCCTCATTTTAGCTATCGAGCCTCGGATTCAGTTGCTTCGTTCCTATCTGGATCGAAGACACTGAATCCGAGACTTGTGACCTTAGTTGAAGAGGAACTAAGGCCCATAGGAGACGAAGAAGGGTTCGTGGGTCGGTTCATGGACACTTTACATCACTACTCAGCACTTTATGATTCGCTTGAGGCAGGATTCCCTTTGCAAAGCCGAGCTCGGGCATTGGTGGAGCGGGTATTTCTCGGACCTAGAATAACCGGGTCATTGGCTCGGATGTACCGGGCCCGAGGAGAGGAGGAAAGGTGCTCATGGGGGGAGTGGTTGAGTGGGGTGGGGTTTTGTGAGAGTAATATAAGTTTTGCAAATCATTGTCAAGCTAAATTGTTGTTGGGGCTATTCAATGATGGGTATAGGATGGAGGAAATTGGGACCAATAAATTGGTTTTAGGATGGAAGTCCCGGCGTCTACTTTCTGCTTCTATTTGGACCACAATGGATATTGACTtgtaa